From the Acidobacteriota bacterium genome, the window ATGGAGTCCACGGCGAAGATGATGTCGGTGGTCTCCACCACCATCAGGACGATGAAGAGGGGCGTGGCCCACCACTTCCCCTCCCGGGTCACGAAAAACCGCCCCCCCACGTAGTCGGGGGTGACCCGGAGGAGCTTGCGGCAGAACCGGATCACCAGGTTCTTCTCGGGGTGGATCTCCGTGTCCCGGTGCACCGCCATCTTGATCCCCGTCAGCACCAGGAAGCCGCCGAAGACGTAGATGACCCAGTGGAAGTTCTGGATGATGGCCACGCCCGCCCAGATGAAGACCGCCCGCATGACGAGCGCCGAGAGGATCCCCCAGAAGAGCACCTCGTGCTGGTAGCGGGGCTCCACCTTGAAGTACGAGAAGATCAGGAGGAAGACGAAGAGATTGTCCACGCTCAGCGACTTCTCGATGAGGTAGCCCGCCAGGAACTCCATGGCCTTGACGCGCCCGAGTTCGTAGGCCACGCCCGCCATGAACAGCAGGGCCACGGCGATCCAGATGGCGGTCCA encodes:
- a CDS encoding TerC family protein gives rise to the protein MSHETIMWIVFTVVVLGMLAIDLFVSHRKPHAVMLKESLIWTAIWIAVALLFMAGVAYELGRVKAMEFLAGYLIEKSLSVDNLFVFLLIFSYFKVEPRYQHEVLFWGILSALVMRAVFIWAGVAIIQNFHWVIYVFGGFLVLTGIKMAVHRDTEIHPEKNLVIRFCRKLLRVTPDYVGGRFFVTREGKWWATPLFIVLMVVETTDIIFAVDSIPAVLAISTDPFIVYSSNVFAILGLRALFFALAGIMEIFHYLHYGLAVILTFVGVKMMLPEPYKIPIEAALITVGAILAASVLASMIWPKAKGESEAKPRKSRQKKAKTT